TCTAAACATGGTTTCCAATTTCTCATAGATGAAAGGAATGTCCATTGCAGTTCATTGGAGAATAACTGCATTATAAGATTTAAGGCAGAagaaagttttaggtattgtTTCAAACTGATTCCCAAGCCATTCAATCAAGATAACTTCAGAAGTAGACCTAATTCATCGTGAAACATCTCAGAAAACTTCTAGATTATTCACCTCACATGACATAGAACGGTAATGATCAACAACCTAGAAATGCTAGAGTCATCCTCATTGTTCTTCTTTGCAATCAACAAGTAGAGCTACTACAGTTACCAACTTGTCATAGCTTCAATTTTCACAAGAATTTGTCCTATAAGTTGAACTTTCCTCCTCTTGTCCCTAGGTTTTGCTATGCTGCATCGTATTAACCAAACAAATTTGATTGATTAACATAAATAAGATAGGTACAATGCAATTTTGTTGCTATTGTTTACCAATTTTAGGTTCCTTAGTGAAGCAGCATATAAGGCTAATGTACAAAAACTAAAGCACAATTTAGCAAGGCAAAAGTTCCACATCTTCAGCAAGATGGAAGTGCATTCCTAATTTCAGAAGTGGTGCAAGGGTAGAGAATGACGCAACAGAAAATAAGTGCATACCTAATTCGGCGCGTGCCATTCGTATGAAGAGTTCCTCTCCATCACTAGCAGAATCTCTCATGTCAATCAAATCATGGAGCCAAACCACACATTGGCTGCCATTGCCAAGAACATTGATTCTTGTATAGGCCATACAATCACATTTCTTCAGACACTCTGCTCTACATTCCTCGAGCCCAAAATTTGCCCACAGAACTGCATTATCTGGCAACTTAAGTGCATTATACTTCACAAAACCATCCCCATTGCTACAATTGAGATTGTACCTCCTCTTACAACCACCTAATGAATTAAACAATCTCCAATCTTGTAGTGAGTTTGGAACAAAACCGTTTAAACACCGGCAATTTGGATCATTGGTATAGCAACTTCCATACTGTCCACACATGCCATATTTATCACAGTAGATTCTGTTAAGCTCCACAATCATGTTCCAGTCTCGACTAGTATTTCGCCATGTGAGATACTGAATTGAACCCAGTGGTGTCACAACGGACCGAACTAAAGTAGAATCATCTAGCGTTTCATAAGCATAATAAACTTCATCAGATGTGGAAACAAAGATGGGCTTGAACACTGTATTATTCCTCAGTTCATTGCTACCGCTGAACCTATCACCATCAAAAGGACCCCACCTGTACTTCTTAGTCTCTCCCTGCCGGAGAATCAGCTGAGGAGTTTCAGGAGGATCCAAGCTAAATGTAAACTCACCATCTGAAGGGtcatcaaaatttttccaagatCTCATGATATTGCTGGTTCCAGTTTTTAGATTCCATCCAAGCTTCATTCCAGGCAACATCGTACCAGACATATGATCGAAGCTTTGCCATATATAATCTTTTCCATCTGCTTCATCCTGTTTTCTCACTACAAGGTTACCTGTATCTAGGAGTTGCAGCAATGGACTCTGGCCTGCCATTGTTCCATTCGTAATTGTAAACCAAACGAACTTGTTATAAAGAAATAGAGAACCATTTATACTCATCATTAGACCGCCAGATGAGTCGTTGATCGGATTGTCTCTATTGGCCACCCAAACCACTGTTAGGGGTAGGGGTTGGTTGTGGTACCATATGCCCAAATACTTTCTACCTGAATTGCCTGGACTGAAGAATCCCAGTGCAAAAATCTGGTTGGAGGAAACCAAGGTTTGGCCATCTGTAAGGTTCTGGTTAGGTGCTAAGATGTCTGCTGCAATGGATCTGTAGGAGGCCAGAAGTGTGAAAATGGCAAGGACCGAAAATATCAGAGAAAAGCCCATTCTTTCGAATTGGCAACGTAAAGGGACTTTCTATTTGCATTAACAAAATTTCATATGTGAAATTAATGTGATCAAAAGTAAGAGCCAGCCAGAGAAATTTAGGTGCAATAAGAGTTTCCATGCTTGACTTCTAAGGCCTCACATGCTATTATTATAGTTTGACTTGTTCCAAATACTTGGTTTTGACTTCTGAGTCCTGTGTAGATCCTTGGCAATAGATTTGTAGCTTAACTTTCATTACAGGGCACCGTCAAATTGACCATAGTTGACTAGGCCTTCTTATCACCATTTCCTCAGACAGATTATCTGTCTAGTTAAGATTTCTGACTGATTAACCATGTCAGATTTTGCAACCGAACGCTTTATGCTTCTAGAAATCGAGGACCGACTGTTTGACCATAGACCTGTTCATGATGTCACTGGGAGATAAGGTTTCAGTCTTTATGAGTAGAAAATACTAgactgggtttgtttggattgcttcatatttcctcaattttatttgcttacatcatttttacaattttcaatacatatttttatctttccaatatctttttatctcacatacatcacatcacaaaaagtgttacagtaaaaatatcctaaataatcccaaataacttacaatccaatcAGAACTGAAATACTGCACCAAAAacatgaagaagagaaaagtcGGATCTGGCCAACAGGTTTTCTTTCAgtctttcattttcttgatcgGTTGATTATTGATCTTTACAGTCATAGATAATAAGAAGAGACTTCAAATATGAAAATTAACCAGAAGAAATACTAGTATAAACACATTTTGATTTTAAAGAGTTATTTTTTGTTGGggattttgggttttttttttttgtgggttgGGGGGATTGGCGTGGGGGGAGAATATCAAAGAATTAAGGAATAACTTCCAACTTTCACTTCCCCAGTACAATACAAGTCACTTTAATAAATGGGATGAGGTATGGTACACTAGAAACTAAGATGCTGGAGAGGTGCCTCATTTGTGATCATGTATCCAGATCTGTACAAAACTGgagaatttttttgtttttgaagtgTTATCGTCCCTCTGCAGTTGTGAAAGTTATATGCTTTCCTGTGTGAAAATCTTGACCGCTAGATGAAGAATCAATCTGCATGGCAGATCTCTCTGAAACAAAACCGGGTTCTTTGGGTTGTGGCAACTCCACATTTTCATTACTTAGCATAAATACCACAGTACTCATTGTTGGTCTTTCTTCAGTTCGTTGCTGGACGCATAGAAGGGCCACTTGGATGCATCTTAAGACTTCATCCTTCGAAAATGATCCGTCCAATATGTCATCAACTAGTTCAATAGATCTTTTTTCATTCCAGAGTTTCCAGGTCTGAAACAGATTGAGTTCAATGGGTAAGAATGAGTAAATACAATTAGTTCGATAGGATGAATTTGAAGTATATAATTCTTTTCCATGCACTTACATGTCCTATCAGGTTATGGTCATGGTCTGGATCATAAAATCCCCAATTCTTCCTGCCACTTATAATCTCCAGCACTATGACTCCAAAGCTGAATACATCTGATTTTACAGAAAAATGACCACTCATTGCATATTCGGGGGACATGTAACCACTGCATCCAAATCCAGCATTTGTAAACGTTGATGACCAAACTGAATCACACCAAAAAGGCAGACAAAGAAATATGAGGTTCATTTTTTCTTGTGTGTTAGTATTACTTACTATGTACCAATAATTCTCCGAGTCTTTTCTTCAGTTATTTCTCCACCAAAAATTCTTGCAATGCCAAAGTCTGAGATTTTTGGGTTCATCTCTCTATCAAGTAAAATATTACTAGTTTTCAGATCTCTGTGGATAATTCTCAATCTGGAATCTTGGTGAAGATAAAGCAGCCCTCTTGCAATGCCCAAAACGATGTTGAAGCGTATACTCCATGGAAGTAGCTTTCTTTTTATCCGATCTGAAAGTTTTATGGAAATCAGTACGCAGGTTAGTTAATTTAGCTTAATAACTGAAAGGGTAGAATCATGAGGGCAACATGTAATGAGATCTGATGGGGTACCAAATATAAAGTTGTCCAAGCTTTTGTTTGCCAGGTACTCGTAGACCAACATTTTTTCATCGCCTTGAATGCAGCATCCGAGTAGCCTAACAAGGTTACGATGTTGAAGCTTTGCAATCAGTATAACTTCATTCTTAAACTCTCTTAGGCCTTGACCTGAATTCTGTGAAAGCCTCTTTACTGCTACTTCTAATCGATTAGGTAATTCGCCCTGTGTACAAGTACAGTAAAAACCAATTAATATCATGCTTAAcggttgatttttcttttctgcatTTGTCTTCTAATTACTAACTGAATGGAAGGAAAAATAAGCCATACCTTATATACAGGACCAAAACCACCCTGTCCAATCTTATTACCTAAGGCAAACTGATCTGTAGCAGCAGAAATCGTTGCTAGATCAAATATAGGTAAATCAAGGTCCTCGTCTTGACTTTCTTCCTCATAATGGGGGAATGACTTGCTCTCATGGGCTGCAATGGTACTTGGAGTTAAATGGAGGAATCTAGTATAATACCTATATTAGCTTTCTCAGCATCCAAATCCTTTCGATGAAAGCAGTATAACTTGAATCTAGTCACTGTTCCAAGTACCAAACCATGTGACAAACCTCTGAAATtaataggaaaaggaaaatttgaaatACCTTTTGGCATTGATATGGTATCCTCCTCTCTTCTCCCCTTTGGTCTCAGCTTGTACCAAGCCAAGATAGCCAAGAGAAGCAGCGCAAAAGCTGATAACATCGTGATGGCAACAACTAATCTCATATGCTTTCTCCATTTGTTTTTAGCAATTGAATCTGGTAGTTAAAAATACAGCTGAGTAACTATGACAATCGAAATGTCTGCTACATATATAATTAGGCACAGTATACTAAAGTTGTTTAGCAGAGTTGGGAAGAAGTTTGCTCTCTATGGTGGCTAGATGTATgcggagatttttttttaagtctTTGCAGCAAAAGAAACAAGAACTAGAAGAAACATAAGAGTTTCATTCTATCTTTGCAGTCCGCTCTTCAGAAGAACCAGAGCAATACAAACAAGTTGATCATGATATGTGGTAGAATGGCCCTTCACAAGGATTAGACATACAGCCATTATACCCTCCTGGAGGGAAGGGACGATAAAGTTTTCATTTAGTGGTTGCAGCATATTATCAAAGTAACTAATATAAGCTAACTGAGCAACATTAATTAGGTAGGAAGCCTCTCATGCAGCTTGTTTAAAGATCCACATCAGATGACAGAATTTGAAGTGAAGATCAACAACCTCGAAGGTCTATAGACTAGTTGTGCTTCTTTGTAGTGAGGAAGTACGGTTGATACTCGTTCATTAGATCAATTTTCGAAAGATTCCTCTTCAGAAAAGCATTGAGTTGAATGCACTCCCTTTATGCTAGAGTTTTCATTTCAGAGAATCCAATTAAGCTAACAAAGTTGATGCATATAAATGGACAGTCGCATGATATAATTGCTCCAGTTAGTCACTAATTTCATCTTTACTGTGCGAAGCACGGGATGTTCATCATGAAGAGAAACTGAAACAAACTTCTCGAACACAAGAATTCTACATCCTCTACAAAATATTAGTGCATTCCTGATGTCAAAACTAATACGAGCAAGACATTACCATACTCTAATATGACATTCCAGACAGCAGAATACAAGCGCTTACCTATTTCAGCACGTGCCATGCGTATATACAGTTCTTCGCCTTCTTCAGGGAAATCTCTGAGGTCAATTAAGTCACCGAACCAAACTACACACTGGCTGCCATTACCTAGAGGGTTGATTCGGGTGTAGGCCATACAATCACATTTTCTCAGACACTCTGCTGCACATTCTTCAGGGGTAAGATTAGGCCACACAACCACGTTATCTGGCAACTTCAGTCCATCATACTTCACAAAACCATCTCTGTTACTACAATTCAGATCAAATTTCCTCTTGCAACCATCTGAATAATCATATAATCTCCAATCTTGTGGCGAGCGCGGAGCAAACCCTTCTAAACACCTGCACGGAGGATCATCCGCATAGCAATTTCCATTTCCTCGACACATTCCATATCGATCACAATAGAGCCTATTTACCTCTACAGTCAGGCTCCAGTCTTTACTACCATTTCGCCAtgtgagatactgaattccaccAAGTGGTGTCACAACGGACCGCATTAAAATAGAATTATCCAGTGCTTCAAAAGTATAATAAATTTCATCAGCAGTAGAAACAAATATAGGCTTGAAGACTGTGTTGTTCCTCAATCGGTTACCACCACTAAACCTATCACCATCAAAAGGCCCCCACCTGTAATCCTTGTTTGATCCGCTACGCAGTAAAAGCTGAGGTGTTTCAGGCGTTTCCAAGCTGAATGTAAACTCTCCATCAGAAGGGTCATCAGGACTTTTCCAGGATCTCATGTAGTTGCTGGTACGAGTTTTCAACTTCAATCCAAGTTTCATTCCAGGCAACATAGTATCAGACATATGATCAAAGCTCTGCCAAATGTAATCGCTTGCATTAGTATTATCCTGTTTTCTGACTACAAGATTACCTGTACCTAGAAGCTGCAGAATTGGACTCTGGCCCGTCATTGTTTCATTCATAGACCATACAACAGCCATGGAGCTGTTGTAAAGCAATAAAGCACCATCAGACCTCATCGTTAGATGGGCTAATGAATCGCTGAGAGGATTATCTCTGTTTGCTACCCAAGCCACTGTCGTGGTAGGGACGTTATGATACAATATGGCCAAATATCTTTTACCATACTTTCCTGGAGTAAAGAATCCCAGCTGAAAAATCTGGTTGGAGGACAGCAAGATTTGGCCATCGGTGAGGTTCTGATTTGGTGTTAAGGTGTCTATTGCAATGGAGGAGTAGGAAGCAAGAAATGTCAATATGAGAAGAACTGAAAGGGAAAACAGCCGAGGAAAGTCCATTCTTTCAAATTAGCAAGCTAAAGGGGCCTCTCAATATACTTTAAACAATCCATTATGCAATGAACTGGTAGAGGAGTTTTtgaaaattgattttgaaaggTCTGTGCTAGAGGAAGTAGTTCCAATAATAGGTCACCATCTTTGACTTACAAGGTCTCGTGGGACGAATATCTTTTGGAGTGCTTTGTTTGCATTATGTATCAAAATGGGAATCAGAAACTTCATTATAGGTTTGTATTCAAGTCATTTATCCTACTTAGTTTTGTTTAGGGCTGAGCTAGTTTTTGCCAAGAGAATAGATTAATTCATTTAAGAGTAAATTATATATACAGTATTCACTATTATAGTTGGATGGATGACACATGaacaaatttttcatttcacgggaaaaaaataataatacaagAAGTTTGTTTTTACACTTTAGAATGATTTAaagtatttcttttttgaacaaAATGTATGACTATGGTTGGTTTTGGTGTCAATTCCTGACCTAAACCAAACACTATAATAGTTTGTGTAAGTGTAAAGATGGTGTTCAATTTAGTAGTTAATTAAGAACAATATTGGTACTTCAACCAAACGTTGCAaaagggatttttttttaaaaaaaatttccactttATATGAAAGTATAAGGGGGTAAagtaaatattttgaaatgttaaGAAAATTATGTATCAATGGATCAAACTACATTGAAATTATATGTAATTTACCCCAATAATTTTGATAAGTCCCATGTCACCACTAGGAATTGATATTTTGAATTGACTTAAAAGCTTAATTAAAACCAAAATGATAGTACTATGTTCGGTTGACGCCTTGACGGTCATACTAGGACTGCTCGGAAGATTTTTTCAGACAGCTGGGCCGCATTTGATTGGTCGTCTTGTCTTGGTCTCGTGGGCCTTTTGATGTCACCGTTTTCTTACCCTTACCCTTACCCTGTTCCCTGCGTGAGAGAAGACTGTAAAAACACAAATCAATGGTGCCAAACTGAACTGGGTAAGATGGAAGTAGTTCAGCAGAAGCAAGTATGAATTGTAGAGGACCAGGGTTAAGTAATCAGTGAGTAATAGCTTTGGAATGGATGAATTCTCAAAGTTGGCTGCCCTCAAAGTTAATTAATCAATGAGTAATAGTTTTCTCTAAATTAAGTAATCAGTGACTAATAGTTGTAATGAGAATGAATATGTCTtttgtgatgtatatttggcaTTTATAGGAATAAATAGATGATAAATGAACCGTATGGAGTTTATCACTTTAATTCCTGATAAGAATGGTCAATCTGATAATCATTAGgagagggttgggttgggttaaATGGTAAGGTAGGAGGGATTATAAGTAaaagattttgaattcaaaacctcTTAAAAAAAACTAATCTGATCTGACAACCATTTGCCACTATCAAGTTATTAGAGATAATTATGGGATATCAAGTACTTATCGCTGGTTGGGGATGATCAATACTAGTTATCAAGTATAAACCATTAAGTTTAACACATTTCAGAGACTAGTAATAGTTTACATGATTTGCACGTGATTATAATatcttaaaatatattattctTTAGATACTAaaaaatttttgtgaaattttgatcatcaacatcataatataatatttttatgttatttattttctttgactAGTAACTTTTAGAAATTGTATTAAATGGAAAGAGACGAAAAGCattgattaaatttggaatCATGAACCAAATATTTGTTGATTTATGGCTTGAATTCTAACATATCAAATATTGATAATATCATGTTTTACCAAAATTGTTGTATATTCATGATTTTATTACATATAAACTACAATCGTTACCATTTTTTATAAATGAAGAATATAATTAAGCTAAAATAATAAACATACGTGTAATTTCAATTATTTGTATTCTTTTTATTGctatttttgtcaataatgGAATATAAATGATCCACCAAG
This portion of the Coffea arabica cultivar ET-39 chromosome 2e, Coffea Arabica ET-39 HiFi, whole genome shotgun sequence genome encodes:
- the LOC113730866 gene encoding G-type lectin S-receptor-like serine/threonine-protein kinase At4g27290, which produces MGFSLIFSVLAIFTLLASYRSIAADILAPNQNLTDGQTLVSSNQIFALGFFSPGNSGRKYLGIWYHNQPLPLTVVWVANRDNPINDSSGGLMMSINGSLFLYNKFVWFTITNGTMAGQSPLLQLLDTGNLVVRKQDEADGKDYIWQSFDHMSGTMLPGMKLGWNLKTGTSNIMRSWKNFDDPSDGEFTFSLDPPETPQLILRQGETKKYRWGPFDGDRFSGSNELRNNTVFKPIFVSTSDEVYYAYETLDDSTLVRSVVTPLGSIQYLTWRNTSRDWNMIVELNRIYCDKYGMCGQYGSCYTNDPNCRCLNGFVPNSLQDWRLFNSLGGCKRRYNLNCSNGDGFVKYNALKLPDNAVLWANFGLEECRAECLKKCDCMAYTRINVLGNGSQCVVWLHDLIDMRDSASDGEELFIRMARAELDSIAENKRRKRIRVAIGISISTAFLLVLLAMAWQMMKRVKRRAEEDTVSMPIAHDNNSYNHYEEESQDEDLELPIFGLATIVDATDQFAFGNKIGQGGFGPVYKGKLPNGSEIAVKRLSQDSGQGLREFKNEVKLIANLQHRNLVKLLGCCIQGEEKMLLYEYLPNKSLDNFIFDRVKRKLLPWNTRFDIVLGVARGLLYLHQDSRLRIIHRDLKTSNILLDIKMNPKISDFGIARIFGGEQTEEKTRRVIGTYGYMSPEYAMSGHFSIKSDVFSFGVIVLELISGRKNWGFYDPGHDYNLIGHTWKLWNEDRCLELVDEMLDGSFSIKEVIRCIQVALLCVQQRAEDRPAMSTVVFMLSNENVELPQPKEPGFVTETSPFKIDPSWNGQDSNTGNELTITAVEGR
- the LOC113728539 gene encoding G-type lectin S-receptor-like serine/threonine-protein kinase At4g27290 — encoded protein: MDFPRLFSLSVLLILTFLASYSSIAIDTLTPNQNLTDGQILLSSNQIFQLGFFTPGKYGKRYLAILYHNVPTTTVAWVANRDNPLSDSLAHLTMRSDGALLLYNSSMAVVWSMNETMTGQSPILQLLGTGNLVVRKQDNTNASDYIWQSFDHMSDTMLPGMKLGLKLKTRTSNYMRSWKSPDDPSDGEFTFSLETPETPQLLLRSGSNKDYRWGPFDGDRFSGGNRLRNNTVFKPIFVSTADEIYYTFEALDNSILMRSVVTPLGGIQYLTWRNGSKDWSLTVEVNRLYCDRYGMCRGNGNCYADDPPCRCLEGFAPRSPQDWRLYDYSDGCKRKFDLNCSNRDGFVKYDGLKLPDNVVVWPNLTPEECAAECLRKCDCMAYTRINPLGNGSQCVVWFGDLIDLRDFPEEGEELYIRMARAEIDSIAKNKWRKHMRLVVAITMLSAFALLLLAILAWYKLRPKGRREEDTISMPKAHESKSFPHYEEESQDEDLDLPIFDLATISAATDQFALGNKIGQGGFGPVYKGELPNRLEVAVKRLSQNSGQGLREFKNEVILIAKLQHRNLVRLLGCCIQGDEKMLVYEYLANKSLDNFIFDRIKRKLLPWSIRFNIVLGIARGLLYLHQDSRLRIIHRDLKTSNILLDREMNPKISDFGIARIFGGEITEEKTRRIIGTYGYMSPEYAMSGHFSVKSDVFSFGVIVLEIISGRKNWGFYDPDHDHNLIGHTWKLWNEKRSIELVDDILDGSFSKDEVLRCIQVALLCVQQRTEERPTMSTVVFMLSNENVELPQPKEPGFVSERSAMQIDSSSSGQDFHTGKHITFTTAEGR